The following are from one region of the Shinella sp. PSBB067 genome:
- a CDS encoding polysaccharide deacetylase family protein, which produces MRRREFIAACCYAAFAGKAHGAGLIEPHMHFTPAAGPPQVAITLDACMGETDMRILGPLIENAIPVTIFATRRWLDRNPATIGLLKQHRDLFVIENHGAKHLSAVIGPGRPYGLVPAGTAAAVAEEVRGGAEAIARAFGTSPKWYRDATALYSPDAMALIGTMGFRIAGFSLNGDFGASASARMAHKRIAGAKSGDIVISHINQPHRPAGAGVISGILALKARGFSFVHLDDVATMAVG; this is translated from the coding sequence ATGCGTCGCCGGGAATTCATCGCCGCCTGCTGCTATGCCGCCTTCGCCGGGAAAGCGCACGGCGCCGGCCTGATCGAGCCGCACATGCATTTCACCCCGGCGGCCGGGCCGCCGCAGGTGGCGATAACGCTGGACGCCTGCATGGGCGAAACCGACATGCGCATCCTTGGTCCGCTGATCGAGAACGCAATCCCCGTCACCATCTTCGCGACCAGGCGCTGGCTCGACCGCAATCCGGCGACGATCGGGCTGCTGAAGCAGCATCGCGACCTGTTCGTCATCGAGAACCACGGTGCGAAGCACCTATCCGCGGTCATCGGCCCCGGCCGGCCCTATGGCCTCGTGCCGGCCGGCACGGCGGCCGCGGTGGCGGAGGAGGTGCGCGGCGGTGCCGAAGCGATCGCCCGCGCGTTCGGCACAAGCCCGAAATGGTATCGCGACGCGACCGCACTCTACAGCCCCGACGCCATGGCATTGATCGGCACGATGGGCTTCCGCATCGCGGGCTTCTCGCTCAACGGCGATTTCGGTGCGAGCGCATCCGCGAGGATGGCGCACAAGCGCATTGCCGGCGCAAAGAGCGGCGACATCGTCATCTCGCACATCAACCAGCCGCACCGGCCGGCCGGCGCGGGCGTGATCTCGGGCATCCTCGCGCTCAAGGCCCGCGGCTTCAGCTTCGTGCATCTCGACGACGTCGCGACCATGGCGGTCGGCTAG
- a CDS encoding PhzF family phenazine biosynthesis protein: MSRRYAIYDVFTDTRLAGNPLAVVFDAEGLDDGAMQRIAGEFNLSETVFVMPAENPAHTARLRIFTPGRELPFAGHPTVGAAVAIAEAGEGGLEPRDQVCVLEENVGPVRCAVKIGGAEAAFAEFDLPRKSARLDATFDKQALADAFSLKPAEIGFENHAPSLWSAGVAFVMVPVHDLAAAAAVEFDPALWERCAPFAEGRLASAYLYCRGGVNHNAKFHARMFAPDMGIAEDPATGSAAAALSGAIHYFDKLVDGHHPLLIEQGVEMGRPSHIHLHLDISGGAIAGARIGGQAVRIATGMLDL, from the coding sequence TTGTCCCGTCGCTACGCCATCTACGACGTCTTCACCGATACGCGGCTTGCGGGCAATCCGCTGGCGGTCGTCTTCGATGCCGAGGGTCTCGACGACGGCGCGATGCAGCGTATCGCCGGCGAGTTCAACCTGTCCGAGACCGTCTTCGTGATGCCGGCGGAAAACCCCGCGCACACCGCGCGCCTGCGCATCTTCACGCCCGGCCGCGAGCTGCCCTTTGCCGGCCACCCGACGGTGGGGGCGGCGGTTGCGATCGCCGAGGCGGGCGAGGGCGGGCTGGAACCGCGCGACCAGGTATGCGTGCTGGAGGAGAATGTCGGCCCGGTGCGCTGTGCGGTCAAGATCGGCGGCGCCGAGGCGGCCTTCGCCGAATTCGACCTGCCGCGCAAATCCGCGCGCCTCGACGCCACCTTCGACAAGCAGGCGCTCGCCGATGCCTTCAGCCTGAAGCCCGCCGAGATCGGCTTCGAAAACCATGCGCCCTCGCTCTGGAGCGCCGGCGTCGCCTTCGTGATGGTCCCCGTGCACGATCTTGCCGCGGCGGCGGCGGTGGAGTTCGATCCGGCGCTGTGGGAACGCTGCGCGCCCTTTGCCGAAGGCCGGCTGGCCTCCGCCTATCTCTACTGCCGCGGCGGCGTGAACCACAATGCGAAGTTCCACGCCCGGATGTTCGCGCCCGACATGGGCATCGCCGAGGATCCGGCGACGGGCTCGGCCGCCGCCGCCCTGTCCGGCGCCATCCATTACTTCGACAAGCTGGTCGATGGTCACCATCCGCTGCTCATCGAGCAGGGCGTCGAAATGGGCCGGCCGTCGCATATCCACCTGCATCTCGACATTTCCGGCGGGGCGATCGCCGGCGCCCGCATCGGCGGCCAAGCCGTGCGCATCGCCACGGGGATGCTGGATTTGTGA
- a CDS encoding endonuclease/exonuclease/phosphatase family protein, with amino-acid sequence MSLRLATFNIENLMTRFDFTGFRNQLRQDRVLRLFDIRNEAEYQRLEEARTIAHTDDARQHSALAIADADADILCLQEVDNMAALQAFEYGYLFRMVGNGYRQKYLIEGNDSRGIDVSVMMREETRDGQRIECVDIRSHAAVTYRDLDLHAPGLGPGINPDDRIFKRDCLEMDLRIGGRPLTLYVVHFKSMGPGRDGMDGRQSTMPVRIAEASAVRRIVENRFGVGHTADKAFAICGDMNDYQEKLAIEGDRRNGYRFVPQKEEASALDVLTVDGFVVNPMQRRPVDDRWTLYHSRGPDERHLCQLDYIWLSPSLAERNAHHVPEIIRAGQPFRTLFPPGQEVERYPRIGWDRPKASDHCPVVMTLDL; translated from the coding sequence ATGTCGCTACGCCTTGCCACCTTCAATATCGAAAATCTCATGACCCGGTTCGACTTCACGGGGTTTCGCAACCAGCTTCGCCAGGATCGCGTGCTGCGGCTTTTCGACATCCGCAACGAGGCGGAATACCAGCGGCTGGAGGAGGCGCGCACCATCGCGCATACGGACGACGCCCGCCAGCATTCGGCGCTCGCCATCGCGGATGCCGATGCCGACATCCTCTGCCTGCAGGAGGTCGACAACATGGCGGCCCTGCAGGCGTTCGAATACGGCTACCTCTTCCGCATGGTCGGCAACGGCTACCGGCAGAAATACCTCATCGAGGGCAATGACAGCCGCGGCATCGACGTTTCGGTGATGATGCGCGAGGAGACGCGTGACGGACAGCGCATCGAATGCGTGGACATCCGCAGCCATGCCGCCGTCACCTATCGCGATCTCGATCTCCACGCGCCGGGCCTCGGCCCGGGCATCAACCCGGACGACAGGATCTTCAAGCGCGACTGCCTCGAAATGGACCTGCGCATCGGCGGCCGGCCGCTGACGCTCTATGTCGTGCATTTCAAGTCGATGGGGCCGGGCCGGGACGGAATGGACGGCCGGCAGTCCACCATGCCCGTGCGCATCGCCGAGGCCAGCGCGGTGCGGCGGATCGTCGAGAATCGTTTCGGCGTCGGCCACACGGCGGACAAGGCCTTCGCCATCTGCGGCGACATGAACGACTACCAGGAAAAGCTCGCCATAGAGGGCGACCGGCGCAACGGCTACCGCTTCGTCCCGCAGAAGGAAGAGGCGAGCGCGCTCGACGTCCTCACCGTGGACGGCTTCGTGGTGAACCCGATGCAGCGCCGCCCGGTGGACGATCGCTGGACGCTCTACCACAGCCGCGGGCCGGACGAGCGCCACCTCTGCCAGCTCGACTATATCTGGCTCTCGCCCTCGCTGGCCGAGCGCAACGCCCATCATGTCCCGGAAATCATCCGTGCCGGCCAGCCCTTCCGCACGCTGTTTCCGCCGGGGCAGGAGGTGGAGCGCTATCCGCGCATCGGCTGGGACCGGCCGAAGGCCTCCGACCATTGCCCGGTGGTCATGACGCTCGACCTGTGA
- a CDS encoding Lrp/AsnC family transcriptional regulator — MDTTDRKLLALLRKDGRASLSALAAELKVSRGTVQNRIDRLARDGVIAGFTVRVTEADDPHAVRAVMMIEITGQKTLAAIKALRGIPEVRALHTTNGAWDLVAEIQTENLVEFERVLRGIRAMDGVSKSETSLLLTTL; from the coding sequence ATGGATACGACGGACCGCAAACTCCTCGCCCTCCTGCGCAAGGACGGGCGCGCTTCGCTCTCCGCACTCGCGGCGGAGCTGAAGGTCTCGCGCGGCACGGTGCAGAACCGCATCGACAGGCTGGCGCGGGACGGCGTCATTGCCGGCTTTACCGTGCGGGTGACGGAGGCAGACGATCCCCACGCCGTGCGCGCGGTCATGATGATCGAGATCACCGGCCAGAAGACGCTGGCCGCGATCAAGGCGCTGCGCGGCATTCCGGAGGTGCGGGCGCTCCACACCACGAATGGCGCGTGGGACCTCGTCGCGGAAATCCAGACGGAGAACCTCGTCGAGTTCGAGCGGGTCTTGCGCGGCATCCGCGCCATGGACGGCGTTTCCAAATCCGAAACGAGCCTGCTGCTGACCACGCTCTGA